Proteins encoded in a region of the Ornithodoros turicata isolate Travis chromosome 3, ASM3712646v1, whole genome shotgun sequence genome:
- the LOC135389924 gene encoding uncharacterized protein LOC135389924, which produces MGTSVKWTDIRVKLKAIAYYRSVGNKSLTAKMFGVSDKTIANWIKGEHRLRAEGPSKIRRCHAESVALLERSMLRYVNDRSRRGKTIRYDELVEHAAELKKAHKVRGLPVSLVWVTEFVTRHHLRSKCEKLKPSTPQSTPKTDKAPMPSKAKTKKEHRTPKAQTAIKKAASKCLKAALKGPNKLAQKKAGLVINLPKKKHKTVNKNDNPKKKGSVHAGTTTSKKISLPKSNLKKVIALSKKVLSKAKTKSEDKQKLIPHAEKKMGQSPKRATPKKSSKPKSVQRPKNPIKPKSTVSAAKQSLRRAKLLACRTKESTSSAASRATCSLRTAVAQKLHSAKQMKRRRQPTKIFRTRYRIKEMQRRIEENRASDFFDFFYGLGLIPVSKDPDDSWCYPLLNSVQLSPCSSFPSMSDTTLPLAPREVPQSPTSPRTRRYLAWRPRPSLVTPPPKDCDMVQRTPGGFIKQEPGPSSSEDNGPSQLSLLQQTKSFFERIQSGSLQSENAVSPGESPIIPEQLAVVKQLFPASKRLKIPSIQKSPSKFSPVKSDARPCPNLRPRSTEQLQRLAGCFSSPRKRKSETPPKLSPEVLYCTSPKAMNWLSFPDRSEPQKSVLTLEGHALMQHLRDVMGDVEDSLPEPKAKKEHFEEGVNLSQDLQRICRRRSYSKNDVPQGDCFQELSQT; this is translated from the coding sequence ATGGGGACATCCGTGAAATGGACGGACATTCGCGTGAAGCTCAAGGCGATCGCATATTACAGAAGTGTAGGGAACAAATCTCTAACGGCCAAAATGTTCGGAGTGAGTGACAAAACGATTGCAAATTGGATCAAGGGTGAACACCGGCTTCGGGCTGAGGGACCTTCAAAGATACGACGTTGCCATGCCGAATCAGTTGCGCTGCTGGAACGGAGCATGCTGCGCTACGTGAATGATCGGAGCCGACGGGGAAAAACAATCAGGTACGATGAGCTGGTGGAGCACGCCGCAGAACTGAAGAAAGCGCACAAGGTGAGAGGACTGCCAGTGTCACTCGTATGGGTGACAGAGTTCGTCACCAGACATCATCTGCGATCAAAGTGCGAGAAATTGAAGCCTTCCACACCACAGTCGACGCCCAAAACGGATAAAGCGCCGATGCCTTCTAAAGCGAAGACGAAAAAAGAACATCGCACACCCAAAGCACAAACGGCTATCAAAAAGGCAGCGAGTAAATGTCTGAAAGCGGCTCTGAAAGGTCCAAACAAACTCGCGCAGAAAAAGGCAGGCTTAGTAATAAATCTCCCCAAAAAGAAGCATAAAACTGTCAACAAAAACGATAACCCCAAAAAGAAAGGTAGCGTGCATGCGGGAACGACGACGAGTAAGAAAATCTCACTGCCAAAAAGCAACTTGAAAAAAGTGATTGCATTGTCTAAGAAGGTCTTGTCCAAAGCCAAAACAAAGAGTGAAGACAAGCAAAAGCTGATACCACATGCCGAGAAAAAAATGGGACAGTCACCAAAGAGGGCTACACCCAAGAAAAGCAGCAAACCAAAATCTGTTCAGAGGCCTAAGAATCCGATCAAACCGAAGTCCACTGTGAGTGCTGCAAAACAGTCTCTGAGGAGGGCAAAACTACTGGCTTGCCGTACCAAGGAGTCGACTTCAAGCGCAGCCAGTCGAGCAACATGTTCTCTGCGCACGGCCGTTGCGCAGAAATTGCACAGTGCCAAACAGATGAAGCGGCGGCGACAGCCCACAAAGATATTCCGGACCCGCTACAGGATCAAGGAAATGCAGCGCAGAATCGAAGAAAACCGAGCGTCCGATTTCTTCGACTTCTTCTATGGCCTTGGCTTGATTCCCGTCagcaaagatccagacgactcCTGGTGTTACCCACTGCTTAACAGCGTTCAGCTGTCCCCGTGCTCCAGTTTCCCATCCATGTCTGACACCACACTGCCTTTGGCACCTCGTGAAGTTCCTCAAAGTCCCACGTCTCCACGTACGAGGCGATACCTGGCTTGGCGACCACGCCCTTCTTTAGTGACGCCCCCACCGAAGGATTGTGACATGGTCCAGAGAACTCCGGGAGGATTCATTAAACAAGAGCCCGGTCCCAGCAGTAGCGAGGACAATGGTCCATCGCAGCTCTCCCTGCTGCAGCAGACAAAGTCTTTCTTCGAGCGCATCCAAAGTGGCAGCCTGCAGTCTGAAAACGCAGTGTCGCCCGGTGAATCTCCAATCATTCCGGAACAGCTCGCCGTTGTCAAGCAACTTTTCCCCGCTTCCAAGCGGCTGAAGATCCCCAGCATTCAAAAAAGCCCGTCAAAGTTTTCCCCCGTCAAATCGGACGCCAGGCCGTGCCCGAATCTTCGACCCAGGAGCACAGAACAGCTCCAGAGGCTCGCGGGCTGCTTCAGCAGTCCGAGGAAGAGGAAGTCGGAGACCCCTCCAAAGCTGAGTCCAGAGGTCCTCTACTGTACGTCTCCGAAGGCCATGAACTGGCTATCGTTTCCGGACCGTTCGGAACCGCAGAAGTCCGTGCTTACTCTGGAGGGCCACGCGCTAATGCAACATTTACGAGATGTCATGGGTGATGTCGAGGACAGCCTCCCGGAACCAAAGGCAAAGAAGGAGCATTTTGAGGAAGGAGTGAATCTGTCGCAGGACCTGCAACGCATTTGCCGCAGGAGGTCCTACAGCAAGAACGACGTCCCTCAGGGAGATTGCTTTCAAGAACTTTCGCAGACGTAG